A single genomic interval of Staphylococcus hyicus harbors:
- a CDS encoding GNAT family N-acetyltransferase, with amino-acid sequence MIRRATFDDIDTIVNLTEDAKILMEKDENPQWDHRYPLKTHFETDIKTNNMFVVDEEDVIKGFIVIDQKVPDWYENINWPIDISNTYVIHRLVASTKYKGVAQQLFDFAFDIANSHSVHVLLTDTFSLNVRAQRLFEKNGFIKTGEMTSNEFPFDKGKPFFAYYKNLNE; translated from the coding sequence ATGATAAGACGCGCTACTTTTGATGATATTGATACAATTGTTAATTTAACCGAAGATGCCAAAATCTTAATGGAAAAAGATGAAAATCCACAATGGGACCATCGTTATCCGTTAAAAACACATTTTGAGACTGATATAAAAACCAACAATATGTTTGTCGTTGATGAAGAAGATGTCATTAAAGGGTTTATCGTAATCGATCAAAAAGTGCCCGATTGGTATGAAAATATAAATTGGCCTATTGATATTTCAAATACGTATGTTATTCATCGTTTAGTAGCTTCGACAAAATATAAAGGTGTCGCACAACAATTGTTTGACTTTGCATTTGACATCGCTAATTCTCACAGCGTGCATGTATTACTCACAGATACATTTTCGCTCAACGTACGTGCACAACGATTGTTTGAAAAGAATGGATTCATTAAAACAGGTGAAATGACAAGTAATGAATTCCCTTTTGACAAAGGAAAACCGTTTTTCGCATACTATAAAAATTTGAATGAATAG